The following coding sequences are from one Chelonoidis abingdonii isolate Lonesome George chromosome 4, CheloAbing_2.0, whole genome shotgun sequence window:
- the LOC142046837 gene encoding uncharacterized protein LOC142046837, which yields MRKVSADGEDEEEEEEDELAESTQLSILPNNQELFLTQTELPSQPSQTTIPDNEAMEGTSAANFSSLPPPSRRLSHIRRRKKKTRDEMFSEIMEVTHNERTHLNELKDVVSKYRKDASDREDRRDQREDRRDECEERKGARDERWWQEHPRCRDATLGLLHDQTDMLWHLVELQEQQQDHRVLLQPLYNLPPPSLCSLASSPTR from the exons atgcgtAAGGTGTCTgcagacggggaagatgaggaggaagaagaggaggatgagcttgcagagagcacacagctctccattctccccaacaaccaggagctttttctcacccagacggaattaccctcccagccctcccaaaccactatcccagacaatgaagccatggaagggacctctg ctgcaaatttttcaagtctccctcctccatcccgaaggctatctcatataaggcggcggaaaaaaaagacgcgagacgaaatgttctcggaaatcatggaagtgacccacaatgaaagaactcatctgaatgagttgaaggacgtggtatcaaagtacaggaaagatgccagtgaccgtgaggacaggagggaccaacgtgaggataggagggacgaaTGTGAGGAGAGGAAAggcgctcgagatgagaggtggtggcaggaacatccgAGGTGTCGGGATGCAACtttggggctgctgcatgatcaaacggacatgctctggcatctggtggagcttcaggaacagcagcaggatcacagagtgctgctgcagcccctgtataacctccctcccccctcactatgttccttagcctcctcacccaccagatga